The Limisphaera ngatamarikiensis DNA segment GACGGGCTGTTCTTGTGCCGGGAGACCCAAACAACACTGCCGCGCAAACCGCGTTTGCGCGGTTCACCCGGCTCACCCCGGCCGCAACGTCATGTCAGGCAGCAGAAGGTGCGTCAGAAGGTGGATTGGTCCCCGACGGTGTCAGCTTGAGCACGGCTTCTCGAAGGTCCTTGCCCGGTTTGAACCGGACCACCGCGCGGGCCGGAATGGGAATGTCCTTTTCCGGTTGATGAGGGTTACGGCCGACACGTGCCTTTCGGACCTTGACTTCAAACACGCCGAACCCCCGCAACTCAATCTTATCCCCGCGCGCGAGAGCCTCGAACATCCGGTCGAACACCGCTTGGACCACGTCCTGCACCAGCAACTGGGGGTGACCCAGCTTCTTGGTGATGGACAGGACCAGATCCCGTTTGGTGACAGTCATAAGTGTGTTTGCCCGGCCGCTTGCGTTTGGTGCATCGCCCTTTTAGACCCGGACCCGGGGCGGGTCAAGTGATTTTCCGCACCGGCCGCCCGGCTGGAAAATCCGGTTGCCCCCGGCACAAGCCAGGGGAGGTCGACCCCACCGGACCGGCTCCCGCACGGAGAACGTCTGCCCCGCCCCCCGGGCACTGCCGGTCGGAATCCCACCTCTCCCGTCGCCCGGGCCTTCCGGGGGCCAGGGTTGTTCCTCCGACCCACCGCCCCTGCCTGCTGCAGGTCCAAAACAGCCCGGGTTCAGGTCCCGTCCAACACCAGGGCCGGTGAGCCACGCCCCTTCCGCCCGCCTGTCCCGCCCTGCCGGCGAGGCAGCCACACCATCAACGGCCCGGGGGCCAGTCCACTCCGGGGCCGCCGGGCCGTCTCGCGTGGAACGCACCGATCCGGCTCGCTCCTCCAACCGCGCCAGCCCCAAACGAAGCCGCCCACGCCGCCCCGTGGCAGAGGGAAGATCCACCACCGGCTCGTGTCGCAACCGGCAGTTCAAGGTTGCAGCAGGGGAAACCCGTTCTATAGTTGGGTCCACGTGAACCGAAAGGCCGTCTTAAGACTCCTCGGGCCGGGGCTTTGCCTCGTGCTCTGGACCGGAACGGGTTGTGGCGGGTTCAACGCCAACGTGCCCGTTTCGCCCCTGTGGTTCATCCAAAAGCAAGCCCCCGGAGATCGAACCCCGAGCCCATCCCTGGAAAGACGGCCACTGGAACCCCGAGGGTTGACCTGAGGTTTTTCCCATGCGTTTTCCACTTCCCCTGACGCTCAAAATCGCCGGCCACATCTTGAAGCACAAACTGAAGCGGACCCCGCGCTTCGCCATGGTGCTGCAGCTCGAGCCGTTGCATACCTGCAACCTCACCTGCACCGGTTGCGGCCGGATCCGGGAATACTCCACCAGCCTCAAGGACATGGTCCCCTTGGAGCGGTGCCTGGCCGCGGCCGCCGAGTGCGACGCACCCATGGTCTCCATCTGCGGAGGTGAACCTCTCATCTACCCGCACATCGAGGAGCTGGTGGAAGGGCTGCTGCGCCAGGGGCGCATCGTCTACCTCTGTACCAACGGCGTGTTCATGCGCCGGAAATTGTGCGATTACCTTGCCGCCACCTACTCCCCTGAACGCGAACCCCTGCTGGAACAGCTGGTGGCCGAGGAACTCATCAGCCCCGCCCAGCGCGACACCATCCGAAAGGGTAAGACCGACCCCCGCCCCGTCATCCGGCCCACCCGGTGGTTTTACTGGAATGTCCACATCGACGGCCTGGAGTACACCCACGACCTCATCGTGGAACGCGAGGGCGTCTTCCGTGAATGCGTCGCCGCCATCCGACTGGCCAAGCGACTCGGCTTTCAGGTCGCCACCAACACCACCGTGTACCGGGAGACCGACGTCCAAGAGATCGAGGACATGTTCAAGTTCTTCTCCTGGCTGGGGGTGGACGGCCACACCATCTCGCCCGGGTACGATTACGACGCCGCCAAGAAGGATATGATCCGGCGACTCGGCAAGAATCCGGCCGAGTTTTTCCTCACCCGCGATGCCACCCGGCAAAAGTTCGCACGAATCCTGGACTGGGGCCGTCGCTTCAATCTGCTGGGCACCCCAGTGTACCAGGAATTCCTCGCAGGGCTGCGCGAACTCACCTGCACGGCCTGGGCCATCCCCACTTACAACATCAAGGGCTGGAAAGCACCCTGCTACCTCATCACCGACGCCCATTACCCCACCTACGCCGAAATGCTGGAAAAGGTGGATTGGGAAAAGTACGGCGTGGTCAACGGCGTGGCCCGCGATCCGCGCTGCGAAAACTGCATGGTCCATTGCGGGTACGATCCCAGCGGCGCCCTGGGCACCAGTTATCAGCCCGGCGACCACTGGAAAAACCTTCTCTAC contains these protein-coding regions:
- a CDS encoding HU family DNA-binding protein, translated to MTVTKRDLVLSITKKLGHPQLLVQDVVQAVFDRMFEALARGDKIELRGFGVFEVKVRKARVGRNPHQPEKDIPIPARAVVRFKPGKDLREAVLKLTPSGTNPPSDAPSAA
- the hpnH gene encoding adenosyl-hopene transferase HpnH; the encoded protein is MRFPLPLTLKIAGHILKHKLKRTPRFAMVLQLEPLHTCNLTCTGCGRIREYSTSLKDMVPLERCLAAAAECDAPMVSICGGEPLIYPHIEELVEGLLRQGRIVYLCTNGVFMRRKLCDYLAATYSPEREPLLEQLVAEELISPAQRDTIRKGKTDPRPVIRPTRWFYWNVHIDGLEYTHDLIVEREGVFRECVAAIRLAKRLGFQVATNTTVYRETDVQEIEDMFKFFSWLGVDGHTISPGYDYDAAKKDMIRRLGKNPAEFFLTRDATRQKFARILDWGRRFNLLGTPVYQEFLAGLRELTCTAWAIPTYNIKGWKAPCYLITDAHYPTYAEMLEKVDWEKYGVVNGVARDPRCENCMVHCGYDPSGALGTSYQPGDHWKNLLYNLRPRPKPCPEGAHVQAFNGVSIGRGHLSAARKAAAAAAAIRGNGNNGHSPVPAARAGSTTPASRAISASDRPGPST